The Brevibacillus humidisoli DNA segment TGCAGTCCACCCGCCTCACGGACAACCTCATGACCAGGCCGCAGATATAAATGGTAGGTATTGCTCAGGATGATGCCGGCCCCCATTTCCGTCATCTCTTCCGGGCTCATCGTCTTGACGGTCGCCTGGGTTCCGACCGGCATGAACACTGGGGTGTCTATCGTACCATGGGGCGTGTGCAGCTTTCCCAGTCTCGCCCCCGTTTGTTTGCATGTCTTGATCAATTCATAGCGGACAGCCAATCGCTCGCACTCCTCAATCGTTTGTCTCAGAAGAAAATTTTACATATAAGCCATTCCTATTATAGAGGCATTGGACAAGAATCACAAGCTAGAGCAAAAAAAGTACTGGCAATCTCTCGCAAACCGACTATAATGTAAAATAACCTTAAAATTTTTATTAAGTTTTTGTAAAGCTCATGGACATTGCCCAAATCATATGGTAAAGGAAGGTGTTGGTCAAATGTTTTCGTACGGTCAAAGAATTGCGGTGCGATCAAAGCAAAAGGGTACAGAGTATGTGTATCCACACTTGGGAATGGTACTGAAGGAGACCGACACGGATCTCGTCCTGCTGTTCCCTGATGGTCGCGTTACGGTGAAAAAAACGGATCTCGCCTGAGGATCATCTTTCTCAATCACGTTGGCCAGTGCAAAACAGCCCGATGGTACGCGGACTGCGGTACATCGGGGGTGTGCAGAGCGCGTGATGTGCAAAAGTGCCGCCCGTTGGGGGCGGTACTTTTTTTGCTTCTGAACGGCTGCCGTTGTCTATCGGCAACGGCAGTCGCTACTTTTGAAGTGCCAAGCGCACCGTCTTTTTTGCCAAAAGCAAGGTCGGATCAATGAATGTAAACTCTTTTTCGAAAGGTGGAAAAAGGAGAGGAATTTCTGTACAACCACCCAAAACGTTTGTGATTTGGTATCCCGCTATCATCTCACGCACGCTTTCTATTGTCGAAAGGGTTGGCCTATGCTTGGTTTTGACTTCGTGTATGATCTGATTGACGAGAGTTTGTTGATCGATATCGGGAATAATCAGTTGTACAGAGGTTTTCTCAAACGCTCTTTGATATAGTCCACTGCGAATGGTGGTCTCTGTCGCGAGAAGAAGAATCTGCTCACTCCTCCCTTTGGTCTGTGTGATGATATGTTCAACCGTACATTCAATGATGCTGTAGATCGGAATCGATATGGAAGCGCTGATCTCATCCAGCCAATAATGTGCTGAATGACACGGGATGACAATAAAATCAGCTCCTGCTTGTTCCAGCGTGATTGCCGTTCGGATCATCTCCGGTACAGGACTCTCATGGCCTGGTTTTAAAGCATCGATTCTCGACGGTATCTTGGGATTGTTATAGATCAACATACGCAAGTGATCGTGTTCTTGTTGGACCGGGGTGTTCTCAATTATTTTTTTCACCATATCCAAGGTTGCCATTGGTCCCATCCCGCCCAATACCCCTATCACTTTGCTCATTTGTTCACCTCCACTAGGAATAAAACCCTGCAAGGTGCTTGGCATACTGAAAAGGGGTGTGAAGAATAGAAGGCAACACCTCACGCTCATCTTCTGTTCGGTCCTGCTTGATTTCGGCCGCATAGTTTAGCTGAACCTCTAATATGTGGATATTCAGACTATGGTCGATCACAAAATCGATGGCAGCGTCTCCTAAAAGCCCTCCTTGCCTTTCCATCTTTTCTAATATGGTTGCTCCTAACTGGGTAACTTGTTTTATCTTCTGCTTTATCTGCACATCGGTTAATCCGTACAATTCCCTCAGCGTCACTTTTCCTGGCACAATTTTTGACCTGTTTTTGGAGTTTGAAATAATGCTTCCCCGCTTGCCTATCTTCGTTTCCAGACCTGAAAAATTCCAGCGGCCTGCTCCGTCCTTCTGAATATAGATGCGGAAGTCCACTTTCCCGATTTGAAAATCTGATGGAATTCCTTGCTGCACAATATAAGGTTTGCTGCTGATTCCATATTTCTTGATCAACGACAACAATTGCGGCTTGGATTCAATGTTCCATGTTTCACCGTTTCCGTTGATCCATACCTTTCTGTTGTTGCTGATGGAACGAATCGCCACAATTCCTTTGCCCCCGGCCATTGTTGTCGGTTTTAAATAAATGAACTTGTATTTGTTTAGCATGCGGAGCAGACTTGGTATCCCCGTATACCGGGTTGTTGCAGGCAAATGCTTCCTGATCAGCGGATCTTTGGAGAATCGGGACCAAAACAGCCATTTGTTCGTATTTTTGTAGGGATAATTAAACAGCTTGTTTCCGATTCGTCTTCTATAGCGCTGGTACGTCTCCCGCTTTAACGAGACTCGGCTAAAAATGGACGATGGAAGGGGAAATATTCCATTTACAAACGTTTTCCGGATAGGATCATAATATTTGCCTCTCACTGTTTTATCTTGTCCAAGTCTCTGATTTGGTTTTAAGAGAAAGATCAGCCCTCTTGTCCGGTTGTAATCGGAAAACCGCAACAACTGCTTTTGGGGATCATCATAATAGCTGGACAATACAAAAAAACCAATCACTGGTCCTACGTGCAAGTGGTTCCTTTTTAGATAATAATCATAGGGAAGGTCAGGAATGGTGATGGTACGAGTCAGGCGCCGGGGGATCCGCAGCACGCCCGGAGCAACCTGGTCATTTTTCCTCGTTCGCAATACTTTGGAGTAATTGCCAAAATGTAATCGAATGCGGGAAGACAAGATTTTCAGGCGGTTCAGGGTAAGAGGATGGACGTGTACTTCATGGCTGTCCTGGTGTTGATCGAATTGAATACTACAGGTGAATCGAGTTCTAATGAAAGTTGAGGTGATATCCATTTTCATTGATCTTGATCCTTTTACCAAAATGACGCTATTGGCAAGATTCTCTCTCTGTAACGCAGCGTGCATCCGTTGCCGATTGGTAAAATAGTGGACCTGGTGAGCAGCAAGCCCTGCTTTAAGCGCTCCTTGCCTTACCCATTCGGTTTCTTTTCCAAGCGTGTAAATGGCGTCTACTCCATTCTGTGCCATATATCTGCCGATCTCTAGATGTGCTTCGTTTGTGTAGTCACCTAATTCCAACATGCTGCCGATGACAGCAACCTTCCTCTTGCTCTCCCCTATCCGAACCAAGACATCGACTGCCGATTTTACCGATTGCGGATTGGCATTGACTGTGTCATCAATGAGCAAGGAACCTTCATTTAGGTTCGTCACGTTCAAACGTTTCACGGGGGGTGTGTATCGCGCCAATCCTCGCCTGATGTCATGGACTGAAAAACGAAGCTGATGAGCAATGGCAATCGCAAATAATGCGTTATACACATTGTGATATCCATAGCTTGGGATAAAGAAGCTTTCGGCTGCTCCATCTATGGTCACAGAAAAACTCATACCCTCGTTCCTGTACTGGATCATACTGGCCCGATAATCGGCGCTTCTGTTGACTCCGATTGTAAGAATTTTCCCTGTATGAATGTCTGTTTCCAACCATTTTGAATTGTGGTCATCGTTATTGATGAGCAAAATGCCATTCTTGTTCATATACTGGATCAGAGCGGATTTATTTTTCGCCGTTGCACGAATGCTATTTCCTAAATTGCCGAAATGGGCGGTGCCTATATTCGTAATGACCGCAATATCTGGTTTGATAAATCGACAATGCCGGTGAGCTGCGCCAGGTTTTCCCATGCCCAATTCCAACAAGACAGCTTGATGGTTGGCACGCAACTTCTGCATTGTTTGTTTTGTATGCAGTGGCAGGTTTTTATTGCCTGAAGTCTTCAAAATGCGCCACTTTGTCTGCAAAATGGAGGCTAACATTTCTCTTGTTGTCGTTTTCCCTGAGCTTCCTGTGATAGTGATCCGTGGTACGTTTGGGACCACAGTGTTCATGCTTTCCCCCCCAGACCTCAATGGATAGGTTTCTCTAGTATCTTATTAACCCTCTCTTGCTTTTGTATGCGATATTTGTCCCCTGCCTCTACAATAAGGCTAAAAACATATTCCAACAGGAGGGGGTCTTGGCAGCACTGGACTACGTCTTGTTCAACAGTTCCGTGGCCCCTCTTGTTCTTGCCTAACAGGTATTCGCTCACCAGTCCCCGTTCGGGATTTACACCCGATAGATGTTCGGCGTTGCTTAGTGCCAAAAGACAAATGCCGCCCATGTGAGCGGCATTTTTGTTCATTCCCTGCTAAGGTACCATCTCTACCTGTCTGTCGGGGAGCTCCCTCTCTTGCGCCTGATTGTCTTGCTCCCGATTGTCTTGTGCCATGTCCTCAATCGCTCTGTCATCAAAGGGATAATCAACAGTCACCGGACTCCGGTACACCTTTTCAATCGCAGGCGTATCAGGTCGCGCGACTTCATAAACGGAGGCTCCTATGATTTGTGCCACCTGCTTTATCTTATCCCTGCTGATGTGCTCAATCGTGTCATTTGGCGAGTGATACCATGGCTCGCGCGGCGCATGGGTGAATAGGCCTGCCGGAATCCCTGCCAGGTGAAACGGCAGGTGGTCGCTGCCCGCTTCCTGACCGTAATGAAGCACATCAGAAAAATGGGAACTGGCGACCGCGGCCATGTCTGTGATCAGGTTTTTCTGTCCGTCTGCCGTGTACATCATCAATTCGCCGGAATCTTTGCTGCCCACCATATCTAGTTGAAAAACCCCTACGATCCTCTCCCTCTCTGCATCCGTGAGTGACTCGACGTACGCAAAGGAACCCATCAAACTGCTTTCTTCTGCACCAAAGGTAATAAAACGAAGTTCCGTATCGATCGGCACATCGGCCAAAACACGTGCCAATTCCAATGTAATCGCTATCCCTGAGGCGTCATCATTGGCACCTGGAGATCCTGCCACCGTATCATGGTGTGCACTGACAATCACAATCTGCCCTGTCCCCTCATCCGTATCCGGCTTTCTGACAGCGATCACGTTGTGCGACGTCCGCAGCGTCGTTAAGGCTCCTTCCACCACAAAAGAAGCGGTTGCCTTCTCCCCGGAAGCCAGTCTCTTCACCAATTGATTTCCTTGTTCCTGTCCGATCGTAATAGCGGGGATCAATCGCTCATCTGGCGCACTAAGTGTCGCGTGGAGGATTCCCGGGGTATTGTTGTAAACAATCACCCCCACCGCTCCCGCTTTTGCAGCATTGAGAATTTTGTCGGCAAAAGGAATCACTCCCCGAGCCACCAGCACAATCTTGCCGGACACATCTTTTCCCGCCAGATCACTTTCACTGCCGATTCCGCCATCGACTAGCTCACCCGTCACCTCACCATTGACACCGAAGTGAAAAGAACCAAGAGACCAATCTACATCTTCAAATCCACTCACGGATAGAGACAGGGTAGTAGGCTCTTTATAGTGAGCGAAAGGAAACGACTGTGCCTGCGTCTCATAGCCATATGAAGCAAAACGGTTTTTCAGATAAGCTACTGCCTGATTCTCACCTGGACTTCCCGCTTCCCGGGGTGACTGGGATAGAAAGCGAATTGTTTCATACATGCGGTCAACCTCTAGGCGATCCACTATCTTGCTGTCAAAGGGAACCGACGGCAGATCAGATGCAGCATTCCCAGGCGTTGCCGAAAAGATCAAAGCGATGGTCAAACAGACGAGCAAGATGTTGCGCGGCATGAGTTTCCTCCCTTGTGCAAATAGTCTCCTCTCGATTGTACTTGGGCCGGTAGGGGGCTGCTATTTATGCAGCGTAAATGCAGTGTTACAAAACGTTAAGGAGGACACTACCTACCTCATGCAATGTGCCGCACAAAACAAAACACCCCCTCCGAAAAGCCTGCACATGCGTACAGTACTCCTCCTGGAAGGGGGATGTGTCATCAGAATGATCCGATCAACATCGCATCACCAAAGCTGAAAAAACGGTATTGTTGTTTGATCGCTTCCTGGTAAGCGTTGAGCACGTGCTCGCGTCCGGCCAACGCGCTGACCAGCATCACCAGCGTGGACTTAGGCAGGTGAAAGTTGGTCAAAAGTCCGTCGATGATGTGAAATCGGTAACCGGGGTAGATAAAAATATCGGTCCAGCCGGAACCGGCAGCCAGTCTACCGCCGGATTGCTGCCCAACCGTCTCCAGCGTGCGGCAGGATGTTGTCCCGACAGCTATCACGCGGCGTCCAGCCGCTTTGGCGTGGTTGACCACTTCTGCCGTCTCCTCTGAGATCTCGAAATATTCGGCGTGCATCGTGTGCTCTTCCACCTGATCTGCACTGACCGGACGGAAGGTGCCAAGCCCCACGTGTAGCGTAATATAGGCGATTTGAACGCCTTTGTCGGCTATCTGCTGCAGATACTCTTCCGTGAAGTGCAAACCCGCAGTGGGGGCTGCCGCCGAGCCCCGTTGACGGGCGTATACCGTCTGGTAGCGTTCCTTATCCTCCAACTGAGCATGGATATACGGAGGGAGGGGCAGGGAGCCCAACCGGTCCAGCACCTCATAAAAAATGCCGTCGTAGAAGAAACGAACGATCCGTCCTCCAGCTTCTGTGACTGCTTCACACTCACAGGTGAGCAGACCGTCGCCGAACTGGATCGTCGTACCGGGCTTTATCCTTTTGCCGGGCTTTACCAGCACTTCCCATCGATCGTCGTCCAACGACTTTAGCAGCAGCAGTTCCACTTTTGCCCCTGTGTCCGGCTTGACACCAATCAGCCTTGCCGGCAGCACCCGACTGTCATTTAGCACAAGTACATCACCGGGAGCGAGGTAGTCGATCAAATCGCGGAAACGGCGGTGTTGGATCTCACCTGTTTCTTTGTCGAGCACCAGCATTCGCGAAGCAGTTCGTTCTTGCAGCGGATGCTGGGCAATCAATTCTTCAGGCAGTTCAAAGTCGAATAATTGTACGTCCACTGCTCCTAGTCTCCTTGTCTTGTTTCAAACGGCTACGGTCCGATCGTCACGTTTTGATAGTAGTGTTGCAAGATCTGTACATAGTCATACCCTTGTTCAGCCAGTGCCTTGGCCCCATACTGGGAGACGCCCAATCCATGCCCATATCCGTATCCACGAAACAGGAACTTGGATGTGAGTGACGCGACCCGCCAGTTTAATCCATCGTATATCAGAAAATCTTCGCTGCCCCCGTTGACCGGGATCGGTCCTGCACCATTGCCCCCTACTGCGAGCAGTTGCGGAGACGACTGCGGGAACTGAGAGGTCCGCCCTCCGGCACCCAGCACCGTATATGCACCCATCTGCTCCACTTCAAACTTGGTGCTCCGCAGACCACTCTCTCCTTGCCGGAACACCGACCGATGCGCATCCGGGGAAGAGACGGCCAGTCTGACGCCATCCGCTTCCATGGACATGACCCGTCCCGACGGCCCGCGTTCCGTCACAGTGAGCGAACCGATCGGACGGGAGAAGGGCTCTGCTTTGTTCTGCTGCTGGCTCTTGTTGATCATCTCCGTTATCTCTACGGCACTGTAGGGTCCGCGCGTCCAGGAAAAAGCGTTCTCTTCCGGTTCTTGGGCAATAATCGTCACCTGGGTTCCGGCCGGCAGTGTAAATAGGCTGCGGTGATAAGTAGTACTGGGGCCGGTGCGGAAGTTGAGATTGTCCGTATTTACTTCTCCCAACTGCAGTCCCATCCCGTTTTTGATCGGCAGCAGATCGATAAAATCGTGCCGCACATAGCCGATCGATCTGTCCAACAGTTGTACGAGGTACCACGTATTGGCGGAGAGCATCGGGTAGATGTCATTGCTCTCTACCGAGCCGAGGTAAGGAATCGGACTGCCCCAGACCTCTCTGCCGTCTGCCGTTATGCCGCCTGCGTTGGAGTAATAGAGTGACTCAGCTAACTCCCCCTGGTAACGGATGACCACGCCAGCGGTCTCATTGACAGCTCGACGGATGTCGTCCGCCTCTCGTCCGTAACCGTAGTAGGCCTGTTCATGTACAGTATCCGACAAGTGGGCCACTCCGTATTTGCTGCCTTGGCCAAGTGCTCTGGTGCGAGCTAGAACAGCCTGCGTTTTGAGCGCTTCGATCGGCCAGCCAGTCTCCATCTCTGAACCGACGACACCGTACAGGTACTGTTCCAACGGCAGCTCATTCACTACAGTTAGGTGTCCATTATATTCCGACATCTCGATCATCCCGCGATACTGTCGGGCTGCCCGTTCTTCTACCGTGATCAGCGGCGGCTCACCACCTCTGGGTGCGGCTATCAGCTTGGCGGCAGGTGAAAAGGAATAACGGGGAATCGTGGTTGCCTCCGTTCCGTCAGCAACCACGTCTTGTTCCAGAACTACGTAGGCCTGATTGTCCGGTTTTTGATAGGAAAAACTGGGATACAGCGCGGAAGCGGTGGCAACCAGTTCGTTCCGCTTTGCCTCTGATACTTCATCGCCTACCCACACCTCGTAGGAAGGGCTTTCACCTTGCAGCACAATCACGGTATGAGCAGGGATGCCGGACGTTTCAAATGCCCGTTCCCAATCCCTCGCCTCCTGGAGGGTTCCAAACGCCCCTGCTTCCAGGCGATAAGGCCCGGAGATCTTGGGAGCCGTTCCTGTCGTATTCCCAATCTTTTCTGCTTGATTGATCGCTTGTTCGTATGTACGAAAGGAACCGCTGACTACTTGATACATGTTCCTTCCGCCGAGCGGCTGCACCTG contains these protein-coding regions:
- a CDS encoding aspartate/glutamate racemase family protein gives rise to the protein MSKVIGVLGGMGPMATLDMVKKIIENTPVQQEHDHLRMLIYNNPKIPSRIDALKPGHESPVPEMIRTAITLEQAGADFIVIPCHSAHYWLDEISASISIPIYSIIECTVEHIITQTKGRSEQILLLATETTIRSGLYQRAFEKTSVQLIIPDIDQQTLVNQIIHEVKTKHRPTLSTIESVREMIAGYQITNVLGGCTEIPLLFPPFEKEFTFIDPTLLLAKKTVRLALQK
- the queA gene encoding tRNA preQ1(34) S-adenosylmethionine ribosyltransferase-isomerase QueA, which codes for MDVQLFDFELPEELIAQHPLQERTASRMLVLDKETGEIQHRRFRDLIDYLAPGDVLVLNDSRVLPARLIGVKPDTGAKVELLLLKSLDDDRWEVLVKPGKRIKPGTTIQFGDGLLTCECEAVTEAGGRIVRFFYDGIFYEVLDRLGSLPLPPYIHAQLEDKERYQTVYARQRGSAAAPTAGLHFTEEYLQQIADKGVQIAYITLHVGLGTFRPVSADQVEEHTMHAEYFEISEETAEVVNHAKAAGRRVIAVGTTSCRTLETVGQQSGGRLAAGSGWTDIFIYPGYRFHIIDGLLTNFHLPKSTLVMLVSALAGREHVLNAYQEAIKQQYRFFSFGDAMLIGSF
- a CDS encoding M28 family peptidase — protein: MPRNILLVCLTIALIFSATPGNAASDLPSVPFDSKIVDRLEVDRMYETIRFLSQSPREAGSPGENQAVAYLKNRFASYGYETQAQSFPFAHYKEPTTLSLSVSGFEDVDWSLGSFHFGVNGEVTGELVDGGIGSESDLAGKDVSGKIVLVARGVIPFADKILNAAKAGAVGVIVYNNTPGILHATLSAPDERLIPAITIGQEQGNQLVKRLASGEKATASFVVEGALTTLRTSHNVIAVRKPDTDEGTGQIVIVSAHHDTVAGSPGANDDASGIAITLELARVLADVPIDTELRFITFGAEESSLMGSFAYVESLTDAERERIVGVFQLDMVGSKDSGELMMYTADGQKNLITDMAAVASSHFSDVLHYGQEAGSDHLPFHLAGIPAGLFTHAPREPWYHSPNDTIEHISRDKIKQVAQIIGASVYEVARPDTPAIEKVYRSPVTVDYPFDDRAIEDMAQDNREQDNQAQERELPDRQVEMVP
- a CDS encoding SpoIID/LytB domain-containing protein, with translation MNIRSVGKKAVQIAGAVCLAFSWMGQAALAAGENIRVALFVDTGTGYRGVVPSVTLGSDSGLAIRMTGDKGAALLPVGDVRQARFSLDRFSVIAVETERLVEAQQVAQQLSQQKLDASIQVQPLGGRNMYQVVSGSFRTYEQAINQAEKIGNTTGTAPKISGPYRLEAGAFGTLQEARDWERAFETSGIPAHTVIVLQGESPSYEVWVGDEVSEAKRNELVATASALYPSFSYQKPDNQAYVVLEQDVVADGTEATTIPRYSFSPAAKLIAAPRGGEPPLITVEERAARQYRGMIEMSEYNGHLTVVNELPLEQYLYGVVGSEMETGWPIEALKTQAVLARTRALGQGSKYGVAHLSDTVHEQAYYGYGREADDIRRAVNETAGVVIRYQGELAESLYYSNAGGITADGREVWGSPIPYLGSVESNDIYPMLSANTWYLVQLLDRSIGYVRHDFIDLLPIKNGMGLQLGEVNTDNLNFRTGPSTTYHRSLFTLPAGTQVTIIAQEPEENAFSWTRGPYSAVEITEMINKSQQQNKAEPFSRPIGSLTVTERGPSGRVMSMEADGVRLAVSSPDAHRSVFRQGESGLRSTKFEVEQMGAYTVLGAGGRTSQFPQSSPQLLAVGGNGAGPIPVNGGSEDFLIYDGLNWRVASLTSKFLFRGYGYGHGLGVSQYGAKALAEQGYDYVQILQHYYQNVTIGP
- a CDS encoding YheC/YheD family protein → MNTVVPNVPRITITGSSGKTTTREMLASILQTKWRILKTSGNKNLPLHTKQTMQKLRANHQAVLLELGMGKPGAAHRHCRFIKPDIAVITNIGTAHFGNLGNSIRATAKNKSALIQYMNKNGILLINNDDHNSKWLETDIHTGKILTIGVNRSADYRASMIQYRNEGMSFSVTIDGAAESFFIPSYGYHNVYNALFAIAIAHQLRFSVHDIRRGLARYTPPVKRLNVTNLNEGSLLIDDTVNANPQSVKSAVDVLVRIGESKRKVAVIGSMLELGDYTNEAHLEIGRYMAQNGVDAIYTLGKETEWVRQGALKAGLAAHQVHYFTNRQRMHAALQRENLANSVILVKGSRSMKMDITSTFIRTRFTCSIQFDQHQDSHEVHVHPLTLNRLKILSSRIRLHFGNYSKVLRTRKNDQVAPGVLRIPRRLTRTITIPDLPYDYYLKRNHLHVGPVIGFFVLSSYYDDPQKQLLRFSDYNRTRGLIFLLKPNQRLGQDKTVRGKYYDPIRKTFVNGIFPLPSSIFSRVSLKRETYQRYRRRIGNKLFNYPYKNTNKWLFWSRFSKDPLIRKHLPATTRYTGIPSLLRMLNKYKFIYLKPTTMAGGKGIVAIRSISNNRKVWINGNGETWNIESKPQLLSLIKKYGISSKPYIVQQGIPSDFQIGKVDFRIYIQKDGAGRWNFSGLETKIGKRGSIISNSKNRSKIVPGKVTLRELYGLTDVQIKQKIKQVTQLGATILEKMERQGGLLGDAAIDFVIDHSLNIHILEVQLNYAAEIKQDRTEDEREVLPSILHTPFQYAKHLAGFYS